The genome window TGGGTGGCGTAAAGCCTGCGCGATGCCGCGATTTTCTTGCCGTGCTTGAACATCACATACCCGACGCTATCAGCGGCGCTTGCGCTTGATCGGCGCAGTACGAGGCGTGAGGTGCCTTTGGGGGCGTTGGCGTCCGAGTAGTCCTCTTCTACGGACGTGAATGGCGCCACGCCCAACGAGCGGCCGTTGCCGTCCATCAGCACCCCGCAGCCTTGCCGGTAAGCGGCGAACCCGGTGGACTTGCCGCCCAAGCTGACGGGCTCAATGGATTCGTACTCGGTCCGGTCCGCCTTGGGCAGGCGTTTAAACACGAAACGCTGCGACCCCTCCGCTTGAGTCAGGGGCTGCACGGCCTGGAACCAGGGTTCATTGCGCTCCAGGCTACCTTTGTACCCGGTGGGCTCATATCCCGAATAAGGCTCGGCAGCAGTCGAATTCAAGGCTGCCGGGTCAGTCACGCATTCAGTGGCAAGCGCGGCGGGCGCCCCGTATGCAGGCGCGATGGCCAGGGCCAGCAGGGGCCAAGCCGCCAGGTGGAAAGAGCGCAGTGTCATCGGAGTATCGGCAAGGCGATAAGAATCGGGCGATCAGGGTAGCAGGCCAGGCGAGGGTGCTGGGCCGCTTGCCTGTAACCGCTTGGCGCCTGACTCGACGGGCTGTGTCTATAATGCGAATCGTTATTGTTACCTTGCAGCGCAGTCCTAGACGTGTCTCCCGCATCCAATGCTATGAAAGGCCAAGCCGTCGAGGACCTGTATCGCGTCCATCATGGCTGGCTCGTCAGCCTTTTGCGGCGCAAGACGGGCAACGTAGATCAGGCGGCGGATCTTGCGCATGACACGTTTGAACGGGTGCTGCGCGACGATATTCTTGCGATCATGGCTGCGCCCAGGGCGTGCCTGACCAATATTGCACGCACACTGACCATCGGTTATTTTCGCCGCGCGGCTGTCGAGGCCGCCTATTGCGATGTACTGGCGCGCCAACCTATAGAGGTTGCGCCGTCGCCGGAAGAGCAGGCTTTGGTGGTCGAGGCGGTGATGGCGGTATGCGCCGTGCTGGATGGCCTGTCGGTACACGTGCACCGGGTGTTCATGCTGTCGCAGGTACAGGGTCTGTCGCAGCCGGAGATCGCCCGGGAATTGGGCATCTCGACCAATGCCGTGCAGAAGGCGCTGTCCAAGGCCTTGCAGCATTGTTATCTGGCGATCTATGGCTAAGCCGCGATGCTGCTGACCCGCGCTAAGGAGGATCTGCCGGTTGATCGCAAGCGTCTGGCGCAGGCGGCGGACTGGATGGCGCGCCTGCAGGGCGCGACCGATGAGCACACGGCGGCCGCCTGTCTGCGATGGCGTCAGGACCATGCAGACAACGAAACCATTTGGCAGCGTTTGTGCGCAATGCGTGGCGATCTGGCTGCCACCTGTGGCGTGGCGCCTCCGGCAGTCGCCGTCGAACTTATTGAGCGGGCCGCAGTGCAGCGCGCACGGCGCAATGCGCTCAAGTGGATGGTGACCGGGGGGGCAGTGACGGGGCTGGCGTGGGCGGCCGAACCGATGGTGCCGTGGCCTGTTTTTCTGGCGGATATTCACACCGGAACGGGCGAGCTGCGCACGATATCGCTGAATGACGGCACCAGCATTGTCATGGGGCCAGGCACGGCGCTGGATCTGCGAGTGAATACGTTGCCGCGATCCATCGTGCTGCGTGCGGGGGAAATTATGGTCACTAGCGGCCGCCCCAGCGCTTCGGGTCCGATTTCGGTGATGACCCGTGACGGCGTGCTGACCCCAGCCGGCACGCGCTATTCCGTGCGCGACAACGGCGATGACCGGGGTTATGACATTGCCGTTTTCGAAGGCGCCGTCGATGTGCTGGCGCGTGCTGATGGCCGGGTGACCCATGTGCTGGCCGGCCAGCGGACCGCGTTGCAACCGTCTGGCGCGGGCCCGGTTTTGCCGTTGGCGCGCGGCGAGGACGCCTGGACGCAGGGCATGCTGTTGGCGGATCGCATGCCCTTGGGCGAATTCGTTGCGCGCGTCGCCCGTTACCGGACGGGCGTCTTGCGTTGCGACCCTGCCATCGCAAACCTTGAAGTGGTGGGCACTTATCCGCTGACCGATACCCAGAGCATTCTCAATATGCTGCCGCGAGTCTTGCCCATACAGGTGCATTACCGCACGCGGTACTGGGTCACGCTAGGCGCTGCGGACTGACGGCGCAGGAAAGTTGTTACAGGAAAGGCGGAAATTCAGGTCTCAAGCGAAAGAGAGAGAACCGCGCCGCAATCTCGGTGCAAGTGCTTTCGATCCCAGACCAGGAACTCTGAACTATGGCCTTTACCCGAGCCGCCACTCACACTCTGCTTGCTTCGGTATTGCTTGGCGCAATCATCCCCACCTTATCAACATCAGCAAGGGCGCAAGCGGCACCCGGCGAGCAGCGCCGCGCCTACCGCATCGACGCCGGCGGCCTGAACGCCGCTCTGCTGAGTTTTGGCGCCCAGGCCGGAGTGCTGATTGCCAGCGATCCTGCGGTTACCTCCGGGGTGCAAAGCCCCGGCGTGGATGGGGTGATGACGGTCAAGGACGGTCTGGCAGCGTTGCTTCGCGGCACGGGCCTGGAAGCCTTGCCCGAGCGTGACGGGTTTCGCCTGGTCCGGGTGCCAGCGCCTGCCGTGACGCAGCTAAATGCCGTCACCGTAGTGGGCCGGGCCGGTGCCACTGAAAACACGGGTTCCTTCACGACCAGTTCGGCCACGGTCGGGGGCAAGACGGCACAGGCTTTGCGCGAGGTGCCGCAAAGCGTGTCGGTCATTACACGGCAAGAGATCGAAGACCGGCATCTGGTCAGCCTGAACGACGTCATGAGCGCTACGCCAGGCATTGCCATCTTCCAGGGAGCCATGCTCAGCAGCAATTATTTGTCGCGGGGATTCGCGATCGGCAATATGCGCGTGGACGGCGGCGCGTCGGTCTATCGTTCTTTCGGGGCGGATGACGACATGGCCTTCTATGACCATGTTGAAGTGCTGCGCGGCGCTGACGGACTGTTTGGAGGCGCCAATGAGGCGGGCGGCACGATCAATCTGGTGCGCAAGAAACCGACGCCCGAACTACAGATCATTGCCCAGGCGCAGGTGGGTAGCTGGAACTACAAGCGCACCGATCTGGATGTCAGCGGACCGTTGACTGAAAACGGCAAGCTGCGCGCGCGCGGCGTGCTGGCCTATGAAGACAAAGACTTTTTCTACCAAGTGGCTCATAGCCGACGCACGCTGGGTTACGGGATTCTGGAAGCCGATCTGACGAGCGACACCACGGCCTATATCGGGGCGTCTTATCAAAAGCGGGACTCGTCATACCAAGGCTATGGACTGCCGCGCTACGCGACGGGGGAAGATCTGAAACTGCCCCGCGACACCTATTTGAGCGGCGCCGACGATAAGGCGGTCAAGACCATCGTCAACGTGTTCGGCCATGTGACGCAGCGCCTTTGGGGCGATTGGAGCGCCAACCTGGACATCAATCAGGAGAACTCCCGCCAGGATCGCTTCGATCATTATTTTTCGGGTGCGATCGACCCGTTGACGGGGGGCGGGCTGTTTGACGCCGCCAGCGATCAGAACGAACGGTTCAAGAACACCTCGATCGATCTATCGGCCAACGGTTCCTTTGGTTTGTGGGGGCGGCGCCATCAGGTAGTGGTGGGTGCCAGCTGGGAGCGATTTCGGCCCAACTCCTATGGCGC of Achromobacter seleniivolatilans contains these proteins:
- a CDS encoding sigma-70 family RNA polymerase sigma factor, whose translation is MKGQAVEDLYRVHHGWLVSLLRRKTGNVDQAADLAHDTFERVLRDDILAIMAAPRACLTNIARTLTIGYFRRAAVEAAYCDVLARQPIEVAPSPEEQALVVEAVMAVCAVLDGLSVHVHRVFMLSQVQGLSQPEIARELGISTNAVQKALSKALQHCYLAIYG
- a CDS encoding FecR domain-containing protein codes for the protein MLLTRAKEDLPVDRKRLAQAADWMARLQGATDEHTAAACLRWRQDHADNETIWQRLCAMRGDLAATCGVAPPAVAVELIERAAVQRARRNALKWMVTGGAVTGLAWAAEPMVPWPVFLADIHTGTGELRTISLNDGTSIVMGPGTALDLRVNTLPRSIVLRAGEIMVTSGRPSASGPISVMTRDGVLTPAGTRYSVRDNGDDRGYDIAVFEGAVDVLARADGRVTHVLAGQRTALQPSGAGPVLPLARGEDAWTQGMLLADRMPLGEFVARVARYRTGVLRCDPAIANLEVVGTYPLTDTQSILNMLPRVLPIQVHYRTRYWVTLGAAD
- a CDS encoding TonB-dependent siderophore receptor, with product MAFTRAATHTLLASVLLGAIIPTLSTSARAQAAPGEQRRAYRIDAGGLNAALLSFGAQAGVLIASDPAVTSGVQSPGVDGVMTVKDGLAALLRGTGLEALPERDGFRLVRVPAPAVTQLNAVTVVGRAGATENTGSFTTSSATVGGKTAQALREVPQSVSVITRQEIEDRHLVSLNDVMSATPGIAIFQGAMLSSNYLSRGFAIGNMRVDGGASVYRSFGADDDMAFYDHVEVLRGADGLFGGANEAGGTINLVRKKPTPELQIIAQAQVGSWNYKRTDLDVSGPLTENGKLRARGVLAYEDKDFFYQVAHSRRTLGYGILEADLTSDTTAYIGASYQKRDSSYQGYGLPRYATGEDLKLPRDTYLSGADDKAVKTIVNVFGHVTQRLWGDWSANLDINQENSRQDRFDHYFSGAIDPLTGGGLFDAASDQNERFKNTSIDLSANGSFGLWGRRHQVVVGASWERFRPNSYGAKPSNRGQAVDDIFTFDPDDYPRSTDFIPMWYQATDIRQSGLYGSLRMHLADPVHVIVGGRLSRYDYTFTNQNLNAAGAVQTSSVTKYQDNNVVTPYVAATFDLNETWTTYASVAETFKSQANSLQGPAPGSPLDPVTGRNYEIGLKGEHLDGKLHSAFAIYQIERKNAAVRDTAYPASNAGNGNTCCFLPNGNIVSKGFDAELSGELAPGVQLTASYNYNQNRDRNATGGSYQPLTPKHMAKIFATYQLPGDLHRWKLGGGVSIQSATYVSGSAFLRNADGSLSKQSTPYKFTQPGYAIWNAFAEYQISDNWAAQLNVNNLFDKTYYSTVGYLDYGNFYGAPRNAALTIRGRF